From a region of the Oryza sativa Japonica Group chromosome 6, ASM3414082v1 genome:
- the LOC107281293 gene encoding lysine-rich arabinogalactan protein 19: MAAVVVYDPAAAPTTTPPVSSKKTPAPAAVPTTTAPTAAPITPATPALPTAPTTLPPAIAPSTKSTKAPVLAPKAKATPPPPPLSRSRLPSPASLSTILRIPAAAHAEPPHLELRQPASLACSALHSPVRSSGRREREEREEERSEDGKEEREGRSEADMQDPRYDEAGVIRCRPSSSLPLEVMRTLARQASPPPLPLLYSSHVILTPHQPEASARLHPHHQHLHATHSLLAFSTSAN; this comes from the exons ATGGCCGCGGTGGTGGTGTACgaccccgcggcggcgccgaccaccACGCCGCCGGTCTCCTCCAAGAAGACGCCCGCGCCTGCCGCTGTGCCTACTACCACTGCACCCACTGCCGCGCCGATCACCCCTGCCACCCCGGCCCTTCCCACGGCGCCCACCACCTTGCCTCCGGCCATCGCGCCATCCACCAAGTCCACCAAGGCACCCGTCCTAGCGCCCAAGGCCAAGGCcaccccgccgccacctcctctctcccggTCGAGGCTCCCGTCGCCTGCGTCGTTGTCCACCATCTTGAGGATCCCTGCTGCGGCGCATGCCGAGCCACCGCATCTGGAGCTCAGACAGCCCGCCTCACTCGCCTGCTCCGCCCTCCACTCGCCTGTCCGCTCCtcgggaagaagagagagagaggagagggaagaagagaggagtgaggatgggaaagaagagagagaagggaggagtgaggctgacatgcaGGACCCAC GATACGACGAGGCGGGCGTCATCCGTTGCcgcccctcttcctctcttccccTGGAGGTGATGCGGACACTAGCGAGGCAAGCCtcaccgccgccattgccgctccTCTACTCCAGCCACGTGATCCTGACACCGCATCAGCCGGAGGCGTCGGCGAGGCTTCACCCGCACCACCAGCACCTCCACGCCACCCACTCCCTCCTAgccttctccacctccgccaACTGA